In Streptomyces rapamycinicus NRRL 5491, the genomic stretch TTCGACGAGGGACCCTGGGCGCGGATGACTGCCCGCGAACGCAAGCTGGCACTGCGTCCGCTCGGTGACCTGATCCGCGCCCACGAGCGTGAGTTCGCCCAGCTTCAGTCGCTCGACAACGGCCTTCCGGTCACCGTCGGCGGCGGATTCCGGTTCTCGGCGCACTTCGCCGCCGACGTCTTCGAGTACTTCACCGGTTGGATCGACAAGCTCGACGGTCTCGCCCCGCCCGTCTACACGGAAGAGATCAACAACCAGTTGATCACCATCAAGGAGCCGGTGGGCGTGGTAGCGGCGATCACCCCGTTCAACGCGCCGGTGATGCAGTTCGCCCAGAAGGTCGCGCCCGCCCTTGCCGCCGGCTGCACGGTAGTCTTCAAGCCGTCGGAGTACGCCACCAACGTCGCCGCGCTCTACGCACGACTCATCGAGCGGCTCGATCTGCCGACGGGTGTGTTCAACCTGGTTCCGGGAACGGCGAGCACCTCACAGGCCCTGGTGGCGCACCCGCTGGTCGACAAGGTCGCCTTCACCGGCCGTCGCTCCGTCGGCGAGCAGATCCTCACGACCGCCGCGCCCGGCCTCAAACGCGTGCAGCTGGAGTTGGGCGGCAAGAGTCCGAGCATCGTGTTCGACGATGTCGAAGACATCGGCCGGACCGCGCAGTACGCGATGAGCCTGGTCTCCATGGGCCTGTCCGGACAGCTGTGCTCGACCCAGACCCGCGCGCTTGTACATCGGTCCGTGTACGACGACTTCGTCGCCGCCGCGGCCGAGCAGCTTAAGGAGGTCCACCTGGGCGACTCGTTCGATCCGGCCGTCACTTCCACTCCGCTGGTGAACCCGGCCGCGTCCGATCGGGTCATGCGGCTGATCGAGGGCGCCATTGCCGAGGGGGTGCGGCCTGTCGTGGGCGGGAACCGGATCACCGTCCCCGGGGG encodes the following:
- a CDS encoding aldehyde dehydrogenase family protein, producing the protein MPHLQGPTETRTSSGVLVTTGGLPMSERARELGAGVTRTYIDGAWHDAVTDERWQHHHPATGEPDFTVCVSSSNEVDRAVRAARRAFDEGPWARMTARERKLALRPLGDLIRAHEREFAQLQSLDNGLPVTVGGGFRFSAHFAADVFEYFTGWIDKLDGLAPPVYTEEINNQLITIKEPVGVVAAITPFNAPVMQFAQKVAPALAAGCTVVFKPSEYATNVAALYARLIERLDLPTGVFNLVPGTASTSQALVAHPLVDKVAFTGRRSVGEQILTTAAPGLKRVQLELGGKSPSIVFDDVEDIGRTAQYAMSLVSMGLSGQLCSTQTRALVHRSVYDDFVAAAAEQLKEVHLGDSFDPAVTSTPLVNPAASDRVMRLIEGAIAEGVRPVVGGNRITVPGGGNWVEPTLFTDVTPDMEIAHEEVFGPVLVAIPFDTEEEAIRIANDSEYGLSAGVYTRDTSRAVRVARRLRTGTVGVNSLFVATPTAPFGGYKTSGLGREGGRDGLEGYLETKTISIPLG